In Candidatus Sedimenticola sp. (ex Thyasira tokunagai), the following proteins share a genomic window:
- a CDS encoding KpsF/GutQ family sugar-phosphate isomerase, with the protein MIKKRALTTDEMQKLQALGLAVINNEAAAIKALAERINGDFALACGHMLSCKGRIVVTGMGKSGHIGGKIAATLASTGSPAFFVHPGEASHGDLGMITAGDVVLALSNSGETSELLTILPLIKRLGAPLIAMTGNPNSNLATEADVHIDVSVEQEACPLNLAPTSSTTAALAMGDALAVALLESRGFTEMDFARSHPGGSLGRRLLLHISDVMQSGERIPVVSETASLTDALMEMTNKGLGMTAIVDNQGCLTGIYTDGDLRRTLDKGVDIRSSRVTDVMTRDCKTVTANLLAAEALQIMEEGKINALLVVDKNSRLVGALNMHNLLKAGVV; encoded by the coding sequence ATGATCAAAAAGAGAGCGTTGACTACCGACGAGATGCAGAAGCTACAGGCACTGGGACTTGCGGTAATCAACAATGAGGCCGCCGCAATAAAAGCGCTGGCTGAACGGATAAATGGTGATTTCGCCCTTGCCTGCGGTCATATGCTTAGCTGTAAAGGGCGCATTGTCGTCACTGGCATGGGGAAATCGGGTCATATCGGCGGAAAGATTGCCGCCACACTGGCCAGCACCGGTAGCCCCGCCTTCTTTGTCCACCCTGGCGAGGCAAGCCACGGTGACCTGGGAATGATCACAGCCGGCGATGTGGTGCTGGCGCTTTCAAACTCTGGAGAGACATCAGAGCTACTCACCATCCTGCCCCTCATCAAGCGGCTGGGGGCACCCCTGATCGCCATGACCGGCAATCCCAACTCCAACCTAGCCACTGAGGCGGATGTCCACATCGACGTCAGCGTCGAGCAAGAAGCCTGCCCTCTCAACCTCGCTCCCACCTCCAGCACCACCGCCGCCCTGGCCATGGGAGACGCCCTGGCCGTAGCACTGCTGGAGTCACGGGGTTTCACCGAAATGGACTTTGCACGCTCCCACCCCGGCGGCAGCCTGGGACGCCGTCTACTGCTCCACATCAGTGACGTGATGCAGTCAGGTGAGCGAATACCGGTCGTTTCAGAAACGGCGAGCCTCACCGATGCCCTGATGGAGATGACTAATAAAGGTCTCGGCATGACCGCCATCGTAGATAATCAAGGCTGTCTGACCGGCATATACACCGATGGCGATCTGCGCCGCACTCTGGACAAGGGGGTAGATATCCGTAGTAGCCGGGTCACCGACGTCATGACCCGGGACTGCAAGACCGTTACCGCCAACTTGCTGGCCGCTGAGGCGCTGCAGATCATGGAAGAGGGCAAAATCAATGCCCTTCTGGTGGTCGATAAAAATAGCCGACTGGTCGGTGCACTCAACATGCACAACCTGTTGAAAGCAGGTGTGGTATAA